A single region of the Streptomyces sp. NBC_00236 genome encodes:
- a CDS encoding SRPBCC family protein: protein MAEHTSSSITIEAAPADVMGVIADFDRYPEWTGEVKEAEVLGTDDRGRAEKVRLVLDAGAIKDDHTLAYTWIGDYEVSWTLVKSQMLRAIDGSYALAPLGDGDRTEVTYRLTVDVKIPMLGMIKRKAEKVIIDRALAGLKKRVESVPKA from the coding sequence ATGGCTGAACACACCAGCTCGAGCATCACGATCGAGGCGGCACCGGCCGACGTCATGGGCGTGATCGCCGACTTCGACCGCTATCCGGAATGGACCGGCGAGGTCAAGGAGGCCGAGGTGCTCGGCACCGACGACCGCGGCCGCGCCGAGAAGGTCCGTCTCGTCCTGGACGCCGGAGCGATCAAGGACGACCACACCCTCGCGTACACCTGGATCGGCGACTACGAGGTCAGCTGGACCCTCGTCAAGTCCCAGATGCTGCGCGCCATCGACGGCTCGTACGCGCTGGCGCCGCTCGGCGACGGCGACCGCACGGAGGTCACCTACCGGCTGACCGTCGACGTCAAGATCCCGATGCTCGGCATGATCAAGCGCAAGGCCGAGAAGGTCATCATCGACCGCGCCCTGGCCGGTCTCAAGAAGCGTGTCGAGTCCGTCCCGAAGGCCTGA
- a CDS encoding ArsA family ATPase, producing MRTVLVTGLGGAGRTTVAAATALAGARGGARTLLISADATPGFPTDTEPTGVTDGLWSVRIDSGAHFRSELLTLQDKLSGVLDLLGGNRMDGEELTELPGSAELALLHSLRRAAQGDWSRAGYDLLVVDLPPLREALALLALPEQLRRYLRRLLPQERQAARALRPMLAQLAGVPMPAQWLYEAAARRDAELAGVQALIEDRATTLRLVAEPGPAAEDALHTARTGLALHGLRVDALVANRVLPRHSSDPWFAALSAQQDKCLDHWHEERPTEAPLLRLPHLGRDPQGPGDLTGLVDDTPALSPDSRGGGRAEDAWWIEEAGAPEGPDDADGILVWCLRLPGAVKKDLQLVRRGNELLLTVGPFHRIVPLESALRRCTVSGAALTDGVLRVRFTPDPALWPRTG from the coding sequence GTGCGGACGGTCCTGGTCACCGGCCTCGGCGGCGCCGGCCGTACCACCGTCGCGGCGGCCACCGCGCTGGCCGGCGCCCGAGGCGGCGCCCGCACCCTGCTGATCTCCGCCGACGCCACACCCGGCTTCCCGACGGACACCGAACCCACCGGGGTCACCGACGGCCTGTGGTCCGTCCGGATCGACTCCGGCGCGCACTTCCGCAGCGAACTCCTCACACTCCAGGACAAGTTGTCCGGCGTGCTCGACCTGCTCGGCGGCAACCGCATGGACGGCGAGGAGCTCACCGAACTCCCCGGCAGCGCCGAACTCGCCCTGCTGCACTCCCTGCGCCGCGCCGCGCAGGGCGACTGGTCCCGCGCCGGCTACGACCTCCTCGTCGTCGACCTGCCGCCGCTGCGCGAAGCCCTCGCCCTGCTGGCCCTGCCCGAACAACTGCGCCGCTATCTGCGCCGGCTGCTGCCCCAGGAACGCCAGGCCGCCCGCGCCCTGCGCCCGATGCTCGCGCAGCTCGCCGGTGTCCCCATGCCCGCCCAGTGGCTGTACGAGGCCGCCGCCCGGCGCGACGCCGAGCTGGCCGGGGTCCAGGCGCTGATCGAGGACCGCGCGACGACACTCCGGCTGGTCGCCGAACCGGGCCCGGCCGCCGAGGACGCCCTGCACACCGCCCGCACCGGGCTCGCCCTGCACGGGTTGCGGGTCGACGCCCTGGTCGCCAACCGGGTGCTGCCGCGCCACTCGTCCGACCCCTGGTTCGCCGCGCTCTCCGCACAGCAGGACAAGTGCCTCGACCACTGGCACGAGGAGCGGCCCACCGAGGCCCCGCTGCTGCGGTTGCCCCACCTCGGCCGCGATCCGCAGGGCCCCGGTGACCTCACCGGTCTCGTGGACGACACGCCCGCGCTGTCCCCGGACAGCCGCGGGGGCGGGCGCGCCGAGGACGCCTGGTGGATCGAGGAGGCCGGAGCCCCGGAAGGGCCGGACGACGCCGACGGCATACTCGTCTGGTGCCTGCGCCTGCCCGGCGCCGTCAAGAAGGACCTCCAGCTGGTCCGGCGCGGCAACGAACTGCTTCTCACCGTCGGCCCCTTCCATCGCATCGTGCCCCTGGAGTCCGCACTGCGCCGCTGCACCGTCTCCGGCGCCGCCCTCACGGACGGGGTGCTGCGGGTCCGCTTCACGCCGGATCCCGCGCTGTGGCCGAGGACGGGCTGA
- a CDS encoding DUF5304 domain-containing protein, translating into MSEATDRPVDDDAWAQACAEDLAAEKARRRAEYGPPPGSAAEELRKLVDAVADKLGSLQTPLLGVAAQGAVQQVIKQAKSAVEPVIERNPDVFDHIAAAGSELLAAYRSAVEGQERRWTQGAGDPAGTEKKADDPTDPRDEGPGAGEHIDLD; encoded by the coding sequence ATGAGCGAAGCCACCGATCGTCCCGTCGACGACGACGCGTGGGCGCAGGCCTGCGCCGAGGACCTCGCCGCCGAGAAGGCCCGCCGCCGCGCCGAGTACGGCCCGCCGCCCGGCTCCGCCGCCGAGGAACTGCGCAAGCTGGTCGACGCCGTGGCCGACAAGCTCGGCTCCCTCCAGACACCCCTGCTCGGCGTGGCGGCCCAGGGCGCCGTGCAGCAGGTCATCAAGCAGGCGAAGTCCGCGGTGGAGCCCGTCATCGAACGTAATCCGGACGTTTTCGATCACATTGCCGCCGCCGGCAGTGAACTGCTGGCCGCCTACCGCTCGGCGGTCGAGGGACAGGAACGCCGCTGGACCCAGGGTGCGGGGGACCCCGCAGGCACGGAAAAGAAGGCGGACGACCCCACCGACCCCCGAGACGAGGGGCCCGGAGCCGGCGAACACATCGACCTGGACTGA
- a CDS encoding alpha/beta hydrolase gives MPVLPGAEPFRHEGGEVGVLLCHGFTGSPQSLRPWAEYLAERGLTVSLPLLPGHGTRWEDMQVTGWQDWYAEVDRALRELLERCEQVFVFGLSMGGALSLRLAAKHGDAVRGLVLVNPANKVHGLAAHALPVVRHLVPTTKGLVSDIALEGSHEVGYERVPLHAAHSLRKFFRLVDAELPQVTQPILLLHSPRDHVVPPADTARILSQVSSTDVEEILLEQSYHVATLDHDAERIFDESYSFIGRLAPSVGMKGSTSGG, from the coding sequence GTGCCGGTCCTTCCTGGAGCCGAGCCGTTCCGCCACGAGGGCGGAGAGGTCGGCGTCCTCCTCTGTCACGGATTCACCGGATCCCCGCAGTCGCTGCGCCCCTGGGCCGAATATCTGGCGGAGCGCGGGCTCACCGTCTCGCTGCCGCTGCTGCCCGGGCACGGCACGCGCTGGGAGGACATGCAGGTCACCGGCTGGCAGGACTGGTACGCGGAGGTGGACCGGGCACTGCGGGAGCTGCTGGAGCGGTGCGAGCAGGTCTTCGTGTTCGGTCTCTCCATGGGCGGCGCACTGTCGCTGCGGCTCGCGGCCAAGCACGGCGACGCCGTCCGGGGTCTCGTGCTGGTCAACCCGGCCAACAAGGTGCACGGTCTCGCGGCACACGCCCTTCCGGTCGTCCGCCATCTGGTGCCGACGACGAAGGGTCTGGTGAGCGACATCGCCCTGGAGGGTTCCCACGAGGTGGGCTACGAGCGGGTGCCGCTGCACGCGGCGCACTCGCTGCGGAAGTTCTTCCGGCTGGTCGACGCCGAGCTGCCCCAGGTGACCCAGCCGATCCTGCTGCTGCACAGCCCGCGGGACCATGTCGTACCGCCGGCCGACACCGCCCGGATCCTGAGCCAGGTGTCCTCGACGGACGTCGAGGAGATCCTGCTGGAACAGAGCTACCACGTCGCGACGTTGGACCACGATGCGGAGCGGATCTTCGACGAGAGCTACTCGTTCATCGGCCGCCTCGCTCCGAGCGTCGGAATGAAGGGGAGCACGTCCGGTGGCTGA
- the macS gene encoding MacS family sensor histidine kinase: MAKRVRVVRMSVEQPLWRALTAYRILTMLYAILLAVFGREKYDRPWVAVAFLAVMTVWTLATLPKVAGAAACTKRFLGADLTLALIGILVTPLADFQAQHVDGPTLPSIWTAGSVLAFAIKGGWRWAAFASTFVAVANLIERAEPSRDTLHNVLLVWVASIAIGYVVEVARASERTLARALEIEAATRERERLARDIHDSVLQVLAMVQRRGTAIGGEAAELGRMAGEQEVALRTLVSSGLVPPTRVSEDAAEGAVVRTVETDDDETAAPAETDLRALLAPHAGSRVTFAEPGAPVLLTPAAAGELAAAVSAALDNVRVHAGESAQAWILVEDWPDEVIVTVRDDGPGIPEGRLAQAEGEGRLGVALSIRGRLRDLGGTAELISVPGQGTEVELKVPKVSRGKAGSVR, translated from the coding sequence ATGGCCAAGCGTGTACGTGTGGTGCGGATGTCGGTCGAGCAGCCACTGTGGCGCGCCCTGACCGCGTACCGCATCCTGACGATGCTCTACGCGATCCTGCTCGCCGTCTTCGGGCGCGAGAAGTACGACCGGCCGTGGGTGGCCGTCGCCTTCCTGGCCGTCATGACCGTCTGGACGCTCGCCACCCTGCCGAAGGTCGCGGGTGCCGCTGCCTGCACCAAGCGCTTCCTGGGCGCGGACCTCACGCTCGCGCTCATCGGCATCCTCGTCACCCCGCTCGCCGACTTCCAGGCCCAGCACGTCGACGGCCCGACGCTGCCGTCCATCTGGACCGCCGGATCCGTCCTGGCCTTCGCGATCAAGGGCGGCTGGCGATGGGCGGCGTTCGCCTCCACCTTCGTCGCCGTCGCCAACCTGATCGAGCGCGCCGAACCCAGCCGCGACACCCTGCACAACGTCCTGCTGGTCTGGGTCGCCTCCATCGCCATCGGGTACGTCGTCGAGGTCGCCCGCGCCAGTGAGCGCACCCTCGCCCGCGCCCTGGAGATCGAGGCCGCGACCCGGGAGCGGGAGCGTCTGGCCCGCGACATCCACGACAGCGTGCTCCAGGTCCTCGCCATGGTGCAGCGCCGGGGCACGGCGATCGGCGGCGAGGCCGCCGAGCTGGGCCGGATGGCCGGGGAGCAGGAGGTCGCCCTGCGCACCCTGGTCTCCAGCGGACTGGTGCCCCCCACCCGGGTCTCCGAGGACGCGGCCGAGGGCGCCGTCGTGCGGACCGTGGAGACGGACGACGACGAGACCGCGGCCCCGGCCGAGACCGATCTGCGGGCCCTGCTCGCGCCGCATGCCGGATCCCGGGTCACCTTCGCGGAACCCGGCGCACCGGTCCTGCTCACGCCCGCGGCGGCCGGGGAACTGGCGGCGGCCGTCAGCGCCGCCCTGGACAATGTCCGGGTGCACGCGGGGGAGAGCGCCCAGGCGTGGATCCTGGTCGAGGACTGGCCGGACGAGGTGATCGTCACGGTCCGGGACGACGGACCGGGCATCCCCGAGGGCCGGCTCGCCCAGGCCGAGGGGGAGGGACGCCTCGGCGTCGCCCTGTCGATCCGCGGGCGGCTGCGCGATCTGGGCGGTACGGCAGAGCTGATCTCGGTGCCCGGTCAGGGCACCGAGGTCGAATTGAAGGTTCCGAAGGTTTCACGGGGGAAGGCGGGTTCGGTCCGATGA
- a CDS encoding ROK family glucokinase → MGLTIGVDIGGTKIAAGVVDEEGHILSTFKVSTPPTAEGIVDAIAAAVSGASDGHPVEAVGIGAAGYVDDKRATVLFAPNINWRHEPLKDKVEQRVGLPVVVENDANAAAWGEYRFGAGQGHDDVICITLGTGLGGGIIIGNKLRRGRFGVAAEFGHIRVVPDGLLCGCGSQGCWEQYASGRALVRYAKQRANATPENATILLALGDGTVEGIEGKHISEAARQGCPVAVDSFRELARWAGAGLADLASLFDPSAFIVGGGVSDEGELVLDPIRKSFRRWLIGGEWRPHAQVLAAQLGGKAGLVGAADLARQG, encoded by the coding sequence ATGGGACTCACCATCGGCGTCGATATCGGCGGCACGAAGATCGCAGCAGGAGTGGTGGACGAAGAGGGCCACATCCTCTCGACCTTCAAGGTGTCGACCCCGCCGACGGCTGAAGGCATCGTGGACGCCATCGCTGCGGCGGTGTCCGGCGCGAGCGACGGGCACCCGGTAGAGGCGGTCGGCATCGGCGCGGCCGGATACGTCGACGACAAGCGGGCCACGGTGCTGTTCGCGCCGAACATCAACTGGCGCCACGAGCCGCTCAAGGACAAGGTCGAGCAGCGCGTCGGCCTTCCGGTGGTCGTCGAGAACGACGCCAACGCGGCCGCCTGGGGCGAATACCGCTTCGGCGCCGGCCAGGGCCACGACGACGTCATCTGCATCACGCTGGGCACGGGCCTCGGCGGCGGCATCATCATCGGCAACAAGCTGCGCCGCGGACGCTTCGGCGTGGCCGCCGAGTTCGGCCACATCCGGGTCGTCCCGGACGGGCTGCTCTGCGGCTGCGGCAGCCAGGGCTGCTGGGAGCAGTACGCCTCCGGCCGCGCCCTCGTGCGGTACGCGAAGCAGCGCGCCAACGCCACCCCCGAGAACGCCACGATCCTGCTGGCGCTCGGTGACGGCACGGTCGAGGGCATCGAGGGCAAGCACATCAGCGAGGCCGCCCGGCAGGGCTGCCCGGTGGCCGTCGACTCGTTCCGCGAGCTGGCCCGCTGGGCCGGCGCCGGACTGGCCGACCTCGCCTCGCTCTTCGACCCGTCCGCCTTCATCGTCGGCGGCGGCGTCTCGGACGAGGGCGAACTGGTCCTCGACCCGATCCGCAAGTCGTTCCGACGCTGGCTGATCGGCGGCGAATGGCGCCCGCACGCCCAGGTTCTCGCGGCCCAACTGGGCGGCAAGGCCGGACTCGTGGGCGCGGCGGACCTGGCCCGGCAGGGCTGA
- a CDS encoding endonuclease/exonuclease/phosphatase family protein, whose translation MAMMSLPDSRTEQDGSAVVRVLSYNIRSMRDDFEALVRVIRACAPDLVLIQEAPRFFRWRKAAARLAARTDLVVLGGGGTAAGPLLLCSLRATVERTEDILLPLTPGLHRRGFATAVVRIAGTRIGVLSCHLSLDRTERLAQAGRLLETVDAMGVEHVVVAGDLNDVPSGRAFRLLAGRFQDCWAVRPRGGEHTFPPHDPHKRLDAVFATGGIEVLGCGVPTGLPGVWRPDLLAATDHLPVLAALRVPAAG comes from the coding sequence ATGGCCATGATGTCGCTGCCCGACTCCCGCACCGAGCAGGACGGCTCGGCCGTCGTCAGAGTGCTCAGTTACAACATCCGGTCGATGCGCGACGACTTCGAGGCCCTGGTCCGAGTCATCCGCGCCTGCGCACCCGATCTGGTCCTCATCCAGGAGGCGCCGCGCTTCTTCCGCTGGCGCAAGGCCGCCGCCCGGCTGGCAGCCCGCACCGATCTGGTGGTCCTCGGCGGCGGTGGCACCGCCGCCGGCCCCCTGTTGCTCTGCTCGCTGCGCGCCACGGTGGAACGCACCGAGGACATCCTGCTGCCGCTCACCCCGGGCCTGCACCGCAGGGGCTTCGCCACAGCGGTGGTCAGGATCGCCGGCACCAGGATCGGGGTGCTGAGCTGCCATCTGAGCCTCGACCGCACGGAACGCCTCGCCCAGGCCGGCCGCCTGCTGGAGACGGTGGACGCGATGGGCGTGGAGCACGTGGTCGTCGCCGGTGACCTCAACGACGTACCGAGCGGACGGGCCTTCCGGCTGCTCGCCGGCCGGTTCCAGGACTGCTGGGCGGTACGGCCCCGGGGCGGCGAGCACACCTTCCCGCCGCACGACCCGCACAAGCGGCTCGACGCCGTCTTCGCGACCGGCGGCATCGAGGTGCTCGGCTGCGGGGTCCCTACGGGGTTGCCGGGGGTGTGGCGGCCCGACCTGCTGGCCGCCACCGACCACCTGCCGGTGCTGGCCGCCCTCAGGGTGCCTGCCGCGGGGTGA
- a CDS encoding lysophospholipid acyltransferase family protein, with protein MIYGAMKFSIGGSLKLAFRPWVEGLENIPAQGPAILASNHLSFSDSFFLPAVLDRKVTFIAKSEYFTAPGVKGKLTAAFFKGVGQLPVDRSGARGAGEAAIKAGIEVIESGGLFGIYPEGTRSPDGRLYRGKPGGLARVALATGAPVIPVAMIDTEKIQPPGQVMPKLMRPGIRIGEPLDFSRYHGMEGDRFILRSVTDEVMYEIMKLSGQEYVDIYATAAKRQLADEAKRRAEATKKAPSGAEADRDDA; from the coding sequence TTGATCTACGGCGCTATGAAGTTCTCCATCGGCGGGTCTCTGAAGCTCGCCTTCAGGCCGTGGGTGGAGGGCCTGGAGAACATCCCCGCACAGGGGCCCGCGATCCTCGCCAGCAACCATCTGTCGTTCTCCGACTCCTTCTTCCTGCCCGCTGTCCTGGACCGCAAGGTCACCTTCATCGCCAAGTCCGAGTACTTCACCGCGCCCGGGGTCAAGGGAAAGCTCACCGCGGCCTTCTTCAAGGGCGTCGGACAGCTCCCGGTGGACCGCTCGGGCGCCCGCGGGGCCGGTGAGGCGGCGATCAAGGCCGGTATCGAGGTCATCGAGAGCGGCGGCCTGTTCGGCATCTACCCGGAGGGCACCCGGTCGCCCGACGGCCGCCTCTACCGGGGCAAGCCCGGCGGCCTCGCCCGGGTGGCGCTCGCCACCGGCGCGCCGGTCATCCCGGTCGCGATGATCGACACGGAGAAGATCCAGCCGCCCGGCCAGGTGATGCCGAAGCTGATGCGTCCGGGGATCAGGATCGGCGAGCCCCTCGACTTCAGCCGCTACCACGGCATGGAGGGCGACCGCTTCATCCTGCGCTCGGTCACCGACGAGGTGATGTACGAGATCATGAAGCTCTCGGGCCAGGAGTACGTCGACATCTACGCGACCGCCGCCAAGCGGCAGCTCGCCGATGAGGCGAAGCGACGGGCCGAGGCCACGAAGAAGGCGCCGTCGGGCGCGGAAGCGGACCGCGACGACGCCTGA